One region of Alcanivorax sediminis genomic DNA includes:
- a CDS encoding thioredoxin domain-containing protein yields MSPKTKNKLTLLAIISPFVLFALAGRFLIDPWELPRQNKGQLLIPHIDIANLGANDGAGHLFDDDDTKGMWSILYVAGSECDTRCKNGLYYQIRQVRLALGEDIDRVRRVIVHTAPAAQSLTEFLHNNVEGMISINASLNAVESALAPVYTPEPSQPVGDIFLVSPDGQIFMRYPTHENMEATLEEAENIRVDLKRTLKGSLIG; encoded by the coding sequence ATGTCACCAAAGACAAAGAACAAGCTGACCCTGCTCGCCATCATCAGCCCCTTTGTGCTGTTTGCCCTGGCAGGCCGCTTTCTGATTGACCCCTGGGAGCTGCCTCGCCAGAACAAGGGGCAACTGCTGATTCCGCATATCGATATCGCCAACCTGGGAGCCAATGATGGCGCCGGGCACTTGTTCGATGACGATGACACGAAAGGCATGTGGTCCATCCTTTATGTCGCAGGCAGCGAATGCGACACCCGCTGCAAAAACGGGCTTTATTATCAAATCCGCCAGGTACGTCTGGCACTGGGCGAGGACATCGACCGGGTTCGCCGTGTGATTGTTCACACCGCCCCCGCGGCTCAAAGCCTGACCGAATTCCTGCACAATAATGTTGAAGGCATGATCTCGATTAATGCCTCCCTGAACGCTGTAGAAAGCGCGCTGGCTCCAGTCTACACTCCGGAACCCAGCCAGCCCGTCGGCGATATCTTTCTGGTCAGCCCGGACGGCCAGATCTTCATGCGTTATCCAACGCACGAAAACATGGAAGCCACCCTGGAAGAAGCGGAAAACATCCGCGTAGACCTCAAACGCACCCTGAAAGGGTCACTGATAGGTTAA
- the coxB gene encoding cytochrome c oxidase subunit II encodes MQSTLFHRAAAGLTALMISGMTYASDWTERSNLDLRPGVTEVSQDIQDLHTTVLWIVTVIGLLVFGLIVISMIRHRRSKNPNPATFHENVFLEVLWTVIPFVILIAMAVPATRVLVKLDDTAESQLTVKVTGYRWKWSYEYLTYEDDNNIGVSFFSNLATPPEQYNNPVLSGGLFPYGTAKDLVGKEAPEKDHNYQLEVDKKLVIPSGQKVRFLVTSDDVIHSFWVPDFGGKKDAIPGFVNEMWALVPEGKEGTYYGQCAELCGKNHAFMPVAVEVVTQDEFKAWIAEEKEKAASGPDLTPFSGLDQAMEEGQQVYATACALCHGANGEGGIGLPFAGTDFATKSEYLNEHIDVLVNGRAAMPSFKAQLTPRQIAAVVTYERNAFGNDTGDLIQPADVNDHE; translated from the coding sequence ATGCAGTCAACTCTGTTCCACCGCGCGGCGGCGGGTCTTACGGCACTGATGATCAGTGGCATGACCTACGCAAGCGACTGGACCGAACGTTCCAACCTTGACCTGCGACCCGGTGTTACCGAGGTCAGCCAGGATATTCAAGACCTTCACACTACCGTTCTCTGGATCGTGACCGTTATCGGTCTGCTGGTGTTCGGCCTGATCGTGATTTCCATGATCCGCCACCGCCGCTCCAAGAACCCGAATCCGGCCACTTTCCACGAAAATGTTTTCCTGGAAGTACTGTGGACAGTGATTCCTTTCGTGATCCTGATCGCCATGGCTGTGCCCGCGACCCGCGTGCTGGTCAAACTGGATGACACGGCAGAATCCCAGCTCACGGTAAAGGTGACCGGCTACCGCTGGAAGTGGAGCTACGAATACCTGACCTACGAGGACGACAATAATATTGGTGTGTCCTTCTTCTCCAACCTGGCGACCCCGCCGGAGCAGTACAACAACCCGGTACTGTCTGGTGGCCTGTTCCCCTATGGCACCGCCAAAGATCTGGTCGGCAAGGAAGCTCCCGAGAAGGATCACAACTACCAGCTGGAAGTAGACAAGAAGCTGGTTATCCCGTCAGGCCAGAAAGTACGCTTCCTGGTGACTTCCGACGACGTGATCCACTCTTTCTGGGTGCCGGACTTCGGCGGCAAGAAAGATGCCATTCCGGGCTTCGTCAACGAAATGTGGGCGCTGGTGCCGGAAGGCAAGGAAGGTACCTACTACGGTCAGTGTGCTGAACTGTGTGGTAAGAACCACGCCTTCATGCCTGTTGCTGTGGAAGTGGTTACCCAGGATGAATTCAAGGCCTGGATCGCCGAAGAGAAGGAAAAGGCCGCATCTGGTCCTGACCTGACCCCGTTCTCGGGTCTGGATCAGGCGATGGAAGAAGGTCAGCAGGTGTACGCCACTGCGTGTGCTCTTTGTCACGGTGCTAACGGTGAAGGTGGTATTGGTCTTCCGTTCGCGGGCACTGACTTCGCTACCAAGAGCGAGTACCTGAACGAACATATCGATGTGCTGGTGAATGGCCGTGCCGCCATGCCCAGCTTCAAGGCTCAGCTGACTCCACGCCAGATTGCGGCGGTGGTCACCTACGAGCGTAACGCATTCGGCAACGATACCGGCGATCTGATTCAGCCCGCCGACGTTAACGACCACGAATAA
- the ctaD gene encoding cytochrome c oxidase subunit I has protein sequence MSTAAATHDDHHDHHHAPTGLKRWLFSTNHKDIGTLYLWFSFAMFLVGGFMAMVIRAELLEPGMQFVDPEFFNQMTTVHGLVMVFGAVMPATVGLANWMIPLMIGAPDMALPRMNNWSFWILPFAFGILIFAVLMSAFGAGNPSAPNFGWTFYAPLSTKYGPASTDLFILSVHMMGISSIMGAINVVVTVFNMRAPGMTLMKMPLFVWTWLITAFLLIAVIPVLAGVVTMMLTDRHFGTSFFDAAGGGDPVLFQHVFWFFGHPEVYIMILPSFGIVSAIIPAFARKPLFGYASMVYATASIALLSFVVWAHHMFTVGMPLAGTLFFMYMTMLISVPTGVKVFNWVATMWRGSMTFELPMKWAIAFVVLFTCGGLSGLMLAMTPIDFQYHDTYFVVAHFHYVLVTGAIFSIFAAAYYWLPKWSGVMPSKLLGELHFWNSLISANLLFFPMHFVGLAGMPRRYADYALQFADYNFWISIGGFWFGLSQVIFLVVAVRCAMKKGEPAPAKPWEGAEGLEWEVPSPAPFHTFDTPPVIK, from the coding sequence ATGTCTACTGCAGCTGCAACCCATGATGATCATCACGATCATCACCACGCCCCGACCGGCCTGAAACGTTGGCTGTTCAGCACCAACCACAAAGATATTGGTACTCTGTACCTGTGGTTTAGCTTCGCCATGTTCCTGGTTGGCGGCTTTATGGCCATGGTAATTCGTGCCGAGCTCCTCGAGCCCGGCATGCAGTTCGTGGATCCGGAATTCTTTAACCAGATGACCACCGTGCACGGTTTGGTCATGGTGTTCGGTGCGGTGATGCCCGCCACGGTTGGCCTTGCCAACTGGATGATCCCGCTGATGATCGGTGCGCCGGATATGGCGCTGCCGCGGATGAACAACTGGTCCTTCTGGATCCTGCCGTTCGCCTTTGGCATCCTGATCTTCGCTGTGCTGATGAGCGCCTTCGGTGCCGGTAACCCCAGCGCACCGAACTTCGGCTGGACCTTCTACGCCCCGCTGTCTACCAAGTATGGCCCGGCGTCGACTGACCTGTTCATCCTGTCTGTCCACATGATGGGTATTTCCTCCATCATGGGTGCGATTAACGTGGTGGTAACCGTCTTCAACATGCGTGCCCCGGGCATGACCCTGATGAAGATGCCGCTGTTCGTATGGACCTGGCTGATCACCGCCTTCCTGCTGATTGCCGTGATTCCGGTGCTGGCGGGTGTGGTGACCATGATGCTGACAGATCGTCACTTCGGCACCAGCTTCTTCGATGCCGCCGGTGGCGGTGACCCGGTACTGTTCCAGCACGTTTTCTGGTTCTTCGGGCACCCCGAGGTGTACATCATGATCCTGCCGAGCTTCGGCATCGTGTCAGCGATCATCCCTGCGTTCGCTCGCAAGCCTCTGTTCGGGTACGCCTCCATGGTGTACGCAACTGCGTCCATCGCGCTGTTGTCGTTCGTGGTATGGGCTCACCACATGTTCACCGTGGGCATGCCGCTGGCCGGCACCCTGTTCTTCATGTACATGACCATGCTGATCTCCGTACCAACCGGTGTGAAGGTGTTCAACTGGGTGGCCACCATGTGGCGCGGTTCCATGACCTTTGAACTGCCGATGAAGTGGGCGATTGCCTTCGTTGTACTGTTCACCTGTGGTGGTCTGTCCGGCCTGATGCTGGCCATGACTCCCATCGACTTCCAGTACCACGATACCTACTTCGTAGTAGCTCACTTCCACTACGTACTGGTGACTGGCGCTATCTTCTCTATCTTCGCTGCTGCCTACTACTGGCTGCCGAAGTGGTCCGGTGTGATGCCCAGCAAGCTGCTTGGTGAACTGCACTTCTGGAACTCTCTGATTTCTGCAAACCTGCTGTTCTTCCCCATGCACTTCGTGGGCCTGGCTGGCATGCCGCGTCGTTACGCTGACTACGCGCTGCAGTTTGCGGACTACAACTTCTGGATTTCCATCGGTGGCTTCTGGTTCGGTCTGTCCCAGGTGATCTTCCTGGTGGTTGCAGTACGCTGCGCCATGAAGAAGGGCGAGCCGGCTCCGGCCAAGCCTTGGGAAGGTGCAGAGGGTCTGGAATGGGAAGTGCCGTCACCGGCGCCGTTCCACACGTTCGACACCCCGCCGGTGATCAAGTAA
- a CDS encoding SURF1 family protein — protein MATRTRVRAYLALIALFVVVGTCLRLSWWQLERAEQKRVWLESQQEKAELPPASLTTLLANDDPQHRRAQLSGEIDNTHPVLLDNRTLNGVAGYHLLSPMLTDEGRWVLINRGWLPRGPRRDVLPPIPFVKGRIQVEGIVYQSPGEAFVLKEEPLPDNQWPLRVQKVDFHAIGEKLGVELAPFEIRVTPDLSLGGLDPLPRHWQDITVMGPQQHKAYALQWLALAIAALVIFLFAGTRAQKRRLTGKPE, from the coding sequence ATGGCAACGCGCACTCGCGTCAGGGCCTACCTGGCTTTGATCGCCCTTTTTGTGGTTGTTGGTACCTGTTTACGCCTGAGCTGGTGGCAGCTGGAGCGAGCCGAACAAAAACGTGTCTGGCTCGAAAGCCAGCAGGAAAAGGCCGAACTTCCTCCTGCCAGTCTGACCACCCTGCTCGCGAATGACGATCCACAACATCGCCGCGCTCAGCTGAGCGGAGAAATCGACAATACTCACCCGGTTTTGCTGGACAACCGCACCCTGAATGGCGTGGCAGGCTACCACTTGCTAAGCCCCATGCTGACGGATGAGGGCCGCTGGGTACTGATCAATCGCGGCTGGCTACCGCGGGGCCCACGCCGCGATGTATTACCCCCGATTCCCTTTGTAAAAGGGCGAATCCAGGTCGAAGGGATCGTTTATCAGTCTCCAGGAGAGGCATTTGTACTCAAAGAAGAGCCATTGCCAGACAATCAATGGCCCCTGCGGGTACAAAAAGTGGATTTTCACGCCATCGGCGAAAAACTTGGGGTAGAATTGGCGCCCTTCGAAATCCGGGTCACCCCGGATCTGTCGCTGGGCGGTCTCGACCCATTACCCAGGCACTGGCAGGACATCACCGTCATGGGCCCACAGCAGCACAAGGCCTATGCGTTGCAATGGCTGGCTCTGGCTATCGCAGCCCTGGTGATTTTCCTGTTCGCCGGGACTCGCGCCCAGAAGCGCCGCCTCACCGGCAAGCCTGAATAA
- a CDS encoding DUF1820 family protein, with protein sequence MPEDRPIYRVIFLNNGKTYEIYAGQIYQSDLYGFIEVEEFQFGERNGVVVDPAEEKLKSEFTDVIRSYIPTHAVIRIDEVRKEGPMKISEARGPNIATLTFPPTPPRDK encoded by the coding sequence ATGCCAGAAGATCGTCCGATTTATCGAGTGATATTCCTGAATAACGGCAAAACCTACGAAATCTATGCCGGACAGATATACCAAAGCGACCTTTATGGCTTTATTGAAGTAGAAGAGTTTCAGTTTGGCGAGCGAAACGGAGTAGTGGTTGATCCGGCGGAAGAGAAGCTGAAGAGCGAATTCACTGACGTCATCCGCTCCTATATCCCAACCCACGCCGTCATCCGCATTGATGAGGTACGCAAGGAAGGCCCCATGAAGATTTCGGAAGCCCGCGGCCCCAATATCGCCACCCTGACCTTCCCGCCCACGCCGCCGCGGGACAAGTAA
- a CDS encoding twin transmembrane helix small protein has protein sequence MWWVKLIVVVLLLAAVFSLGRALMALVKGEKGEGKSRTMKALAWRVAFSAGVFLFILFSMLMGWITPHDVNPNKLYGQPIHQQAPADPGSVPEQ, from the coding sequence ATGTGGTGGGTAAAGCTGATTGTTGTTGTACTGCTGCTTGCGGCCGTGTTTTCGCTGGGCCGAGCGCTGATGGCGCTGGTGAAGGGGGAGAAAGGCGAGGGGAAATCCAGAACCATGAAGGCGCTGGCCTGGCGAGTGGCTTTTTCCGCCGGGGTTTTCCTGTTCATCCTGTTCAGCATGTTGATGGGCTGGATCACGCCCCATGATGTAAACCCGAATAAATTGTACGGCCAGCCTATACACCAGCAGGCCCCGGCTGATCCTGGTTCCGTTCCGGAGCAGTAA
- a CDS encoding cytochrome c oxidase assembly protein, giving the protein MSENQLSVEQRNKRTLKKLVIWAIGMFAFAFLMVPFYNVICDITGLNGKTSSTAAADAPAEVVEDRTVTVEFITQKGDGITGEFTSETKRVKVHPGEITLVHFYASNPTDSDMVTQSIPSVTPGIAARYLHKTQCFCFDQQTLAAGERKDMPMIFYLDPEIPRHINQFTLSYTIFDVTERVAGKNNSVAVN; this is encoded by the coding sequence ATGAGTGAGAATCAGCTCAGCGTGGAACAGCGCAACAAGCGTACGCTGAAAAAGCTGGTGATCTGGGCGATTGGCATGTTTGCCTTTGCCTTCCTCATGGTGCCCTTTTATAACGTGATCTGTGATATCACTGGACTGAATGGAAAGACATCCAGTACGGCTGCCGCCGATGCTCCGGCTGAAGTGGTTGAAGACCGTACCGTGACAGTGGAATTTATTACCCAGAAAGGGGACGGGATCACGGGTGAGTTCACCTCTGAGACCAAGCGGGTGAAGGTGCATCCGGGTGAAATCACCCTGGTGCATTTTTATGCCAGCAACCCCACAGATTCGGACATGGTGACCCAGAGCATCCCTTCGGTGACTCCGGGTATTGCGGCGCGTTACCTGCATAAAACCCAGTGCTTCTGCTTCGATCAGCAGACTCTGGCGGCAGGCGAACGCAAGGACATGCCGATGATTTTCTATCTGGATCCGGAAATTCCCCGTCACATTAATCAATTCACTCTGTCGTATACCATCTTTGATGTGACAGAGCGGGTCGCCGGTAAAAACAACAGCGTGGCTGTGAACTGA
- a CDS encoding COX15/CtaA family protein, giving the protein MDTPTTSQRWLRVFCVFAVLLAAGVITLGAWTRLADAGLGCPDWPGCYGHLDVRKAIDHVNATNETDPGALREAHKTVPEMVHRYFASTLGLTIIIIAVLSFINRKREKQPLKLPLFLVALVTFQGILGMWTVTMGLQPTIVMLHLLGGFTTFTLLVLLTARVFRWPSFLNDCDVRMLKPIASLSLAAVILQIALGGWTASNYAAVACTELPICEEGWQDRLDFDEAFIFWGHEHDKPDYEFGVLDNEARTTIHVMHRFGALLVTLLVLALVAKILLRARSKFFRNFAFILFGLLSLQLALGISNVVFAVPLDVAVAHNFVAVILLAALVLFIRAINVKCGTGNPRRNGDCS; this is encoded by the coding sequence ATGGATACCCCAACCACGTCGCAGCGCTGGCTGCGCGTTTTTTGTGTTTTTGCCGTCCTTCTGGCAGCGGGTGTAATAACGCTTGGCGCCTGGACGCGGCTCGCTGATGCGGGTCTTGGCTGCCCTGACTGGCCTGGCTGCTATGGCCATCTGGACGTTCGCAAGGCCATCGACCACGTGAATGCCACTAATGAAACAGACCCCGGCGCCTTGCGTGAAGCACACAAGACGGTCCCCGAGATGGTCCACCGCTACTTCGCTTCCACGCTGGGGCTCACCATCATCATTATTGCGGTGCTGTCCTTCATTAACCGCAAGCGTGAAAAGCAGCCACTGAAACTGCCTCTGTTCCTCGTCGCACTCGTCACCTTCCAGGGCATCCTCGGCATGTGGACCGTGACCATGGGTCTGCAGCCCACCATCGTGATGCTGCACCTGCTGGGCGGGTTTACCACCTTTACCCTGCTGGTATTACTCACTGCCCGGGTGTTCCGTTGGCCCAGCTTCCTCAATGACTGTGATGTGCGCATGCTCAAGCCCATCGCATCGCTAAGCCTGGCGGCGGTCATTCTGCAGATTGCCCTCGGTGGCTGGACTGCCAGCAACTACGCAGCGGTGGCGTGTACCGAGCTGCCGATCTGCGAGGAAGGCTGGCAGGATCGCCTCGACTTCGATGAAGCCTTTATCTTCTGGGGCCACGAACACGACAAACCGGATTACGAGTTCGGCGTACTGGATAACGAGGCGCGCACCACTATCCATGTGATGCACCGTTTCGGCGCCCTGCTGGTCACCTTGCTGGTACTGGCTCTGGTGGCCAAAATTCTGCTGCGTGCGCGCAGCAAGTTCTTCCGAAACTTTGCGTTCATCCTGTTTGGCCTGCTGTCCCTGCAGCTGGCCCTGGGCATCAGCAATGTGGTGTTCGCTGTCCCTCTGGACGTAGCCGTCGCCCACAATTTTGTGGCCGTCATCCTGCTCGCCGCCCTGGTGCTGTTTATTCGTGCCATCAATGTAAAGTGCGGCACCGGTAACCCACGGCGCAATGGAGATTGCTCATGA